One Oncorhynchus masou masou isolate Uvic2021 chromosome 18, UVic_Omas_1.1, whole genome shotgun sequence DNA window includes the following coding sequences:
- the pdyn gene encoding proenkephalin-B, translated as MEWYVLVLILSLPSSTQADCSSHCLQCAQQILNTDIPVNSLTCTLECEGTLLTTAELDKCGKTQQSRAVGSEFSDEDAGPRSTPEREDDQDASIANVVKRYGGFIKRIDKNKNKLLTSPWRENGVYKGAYAFPKKYQDLLRKFGERDLSEFSEDYQGGDVDSENEMGMFNDDEAAALNKVKRYGGFLRKFGPKTKSKRSDSREEQGSREELQKRYGGFMRRIRPKLNNLNTMKWDNQKRYGGFLRRHYKLSVRSDEEPSSYDDFGL; from the exons ATGGAGTGGTATGTCCTGGTGTTGATACTTAGCTTGCCATCTTCGACCCAAGCAGACTGCTCTTCCCATTGTCTGCAATGCGCGCAACAAATCCTCAATACAGACATCCCAGTCAACAGTCTG ACTTGTACCTTGGAATGTGAGGGAACTCTACTGACCACGGCCGAGTTAGACAAATGCGGGAAGACTCAACAATCGCGCGCAGTGGGCTCGGAGTTCAGCGATGAAGATGCGGGTCCGCGGTCCACGCCAGAGAGGGAGGACGACCAAGACGCTTCAATTGCAAACGTGGTCAAGCGTTACGGTGGATTCATTAAACGAAttgacaaaaacaaaaacaaattgttAACCTCTCCGTGGCGCGAAAATGGCGTTTATAAAGGAGCATACGCGTTCCCTAAGAAATACCAGGACTTGCTTAGAAAATttggagagagagacctctcgGAGTTTTCGGAGGACTATCAGGGCGGAGATGTTGATTCTGAAAACGAGATGGGAATGTTCAATGATGATGAAGCTGCAGCATTAAACAAGGTCAAACGTTACGGAGGGTTCTTACGCAAATTTGGTCCAAAGACAAAGTCAAAGAGAAGTGACTCCAGGGAGGAGCAAGGTAGTCGAGAGGAGTTACAAAAGCGATATGGAGGTTTCATGCGAAGGATTCGGCCAAAGTTGAACAACTTGAACACCATGAAGTGGGACAATCAGAAGAGGTACGGTGGCTTTCTACGTCGCCACTACAAATTGTCCGTTCGTTCAGATGAGGAGCCTAGTTCATATGATGACTTTGGTCTATAG